A window of Fibrobacter sp. UWH6 contains these coding sequences:
- a CDS encoding RidA family protein, with protein sequence MQNIVKKVEELGLTLPAVAAPLAAYVPATRAGDVIFVSGQLPSVNGDFSAYTGIVPDALSPEKAKEGAAICLLNNLAAAMSLLQDGETLKLVQLQGFVQSNPEFKEQPAILNGASELAVQILGDNGKHARTAVGVAALPKNAGVEVSCTFQVIKSETKFEGRYGWIEK encoded by the coding sequence ATGCAGAACATCGTTAAGAAAGTCGAAGAACTGGGTTTGACCCTTCCCGCCGTTGCAGCCCCTCTGGCCGCATACGTACCCGCCACTCGTGCAGGCGATGTGATTTTCGTGTCGGGCCAGCTGCCCTCCGTGAACGGTGATTTTTCTGCATACACCGGCATTGTGCCCGACGCCCTTTCTCCGGAAAAGGCCAAGGAAGGCGCAGCCATCTGCCTGCTGAACAACCTTGCCGCCGCCATGAGCTTACTGCAGGACGGCGAAACCTTGAAGCTGGTTCAGCTCCAGGGCTTTGTGCAGTCTAACCCGGAATTCAAGGAACAGCCCGCAATTTTGAACGGAGCCAGCGAACTGGCCGTACAGATTCTGGGTGATAACGGCAAGCACGCCCGCACCGCAGTAGGTGTGGCCGCCCTGCCCAAGAACGCCGGCGTAGAAGTCAGCTGTACCTTCCAGGTGATCAAGAGCGAAACCAAGTTCGAAGGTCGCTACGGCTGGATCGAAAAGTAA
- the mutS gene encoding DNA mismatch repair protein MutS, with protein MACTPLMQQYYDIKAQNPGCILFFRMGDFFELFEEDAVIASKILGITLTSRNNGASGATPLCGFPHHAAERYVPKMVAAGYRVAICEQVEDPKLAKGIVKRDIVEIISAGTAMNEANLDAKEANYLCAYIPAKAAVAETVDGKCADLAAFAIADVTTGYLATSKSSIQAFECEFCRRMPKEIVVPEGTVIPDGVMDLVKSENILVTELPAFQFGEEAARDTLFSHFKVEALDGLGLDGRPEETSVTGAMLQYLMFQKKSELSHFTALEILNLDDYMTLDPSTLRNLELVRPLNADDMSSTLCYVLDFTVTAMGGRTLKDWVSHPLISVDRIKAREEAVDELVNNPVALDELRESLTSILDMERLMGRVGSGRANARDLAGMGRSLSQAAKVADVLEGLRSPIFEPMREALIRAQGRGEKLLNQFNEDLPLTVREGGMIREGANAELDAMNADIKDRRQWIASLETREKERLGIPSLKVGYNKVFGYYIEVTRAAMAKATNPIPDEYIRKQTTVNAERYITPEMKECESIISNAEVNIHALEYKIFCELRDCVNSWRAELQEIANAIARVDTLYSFARAARKYNYVCPEVFEGSGIEIKGGFHPVIVAVNPDLDFISNDVTLSPEATRLMLITGPNMAGKSTYLRQTGLIVLMAQIGCFVPAESARIGVVDRIFTRVGASDRLSRGLSTFMVEMIETANILRNATAHSLVLLDEIGRGTSTFDGLSIAWAIVETLHDEPARAALTLFATHYHELTGLVEDLEHAGNYQVAVQEKGDKLLFLHKILEGACDSSYGIHVAEMAGLPNNVLRRARKILLRLEKHKIDPSDEAANKKLKEKPQVDLFATPVDESAQLLKEEIRRLRPEEMTPMQALQYLMDMKDHYGK; from the coding sequence ATGGCCTGCACTCCTTTAATGCAACAGTATTACGATATCAAGGCCCAGAATCCGGGCTGTATTCTGTTCTTTAGAATGGGTGACTTCTTTGAACTTTTTGAAGAAGACGCTGTTATCGCCTCCAAGATTTTAGGCATTACCTTGACCAGCCGCAATAACGGTGCATCTGGAGCCACACCCCTTTGCGGATTCCCTCACCACGCCGCTGAACGTTACGTTCCCAAGATGGTGGCCGCAGGCTATCGAGTGGCTATCTGTGAACAGGTCGAAGATCCTAAACTGGCCAAGGGTATCGTCAAGCGCGACATTGTTGAAATCATCAGTGCCGGTACCGCTATGAACGAAGCTAACCTGGATGCTAAGGAAGCAAATTACCTTTGCGCCTACATCCCTGCGAAGGCTGCCGTTGCGGAAACCGTCGACGGAAAGTGTGCCGACTTGGCCGCCTTTGCCATCGCCGATGTGACTACCGGTTATTTGGCCACAAGTAAAAGTTCCATTCAGGCTTTTGAATGTGAATTCTGCCGCCGCATGCCCAAGGAAATCGTTGTTCCCGAAGGAACCGTGATTCCCGATGGTGTCATGGATTTGGTAAAGTCCGAAAATATTCTGGTGACTGAACTGCCCGCTTTCCAGTTCGGTGAAGAGGCTGCCCGCGATACGCTGTTTAGCCATTTCAAGGTGGAAGCTCTGGATGGCCTTGGTCTTGATGGCCGCCCCGAAGAAACTTCTGTGACTGGGGCCATGCTCCAGTATTTGATGTTCCAGAAAAAGTCTGAGCTGTCTCATTTTACGGCTCTGGAAATTTTGAATCTGGATGACTACATGACATTGGATCCGTCCACCTTGCGTAACCTGGAACTGGTGCGCCCGCTGAACGCCGATGACATGAGCAGCACCCTTTGCTATGTGCTGGACTTTACCGTTACTGCCATGGGTGGTAGAACTTTGAAGGACTGGGTGAGCCATCCGCTGATTTCTGTAGACCGCATCAAGGCTCGCGAAGAAGCCGTCGATGAACTGGTGAACAATCCGGTAGCCCTTGACGAGTTGAGGGAATCCCTCACTTCTATTCTGGATATGGAACGCCTGATGGGCCGCGTAGGCTCTGGCCGTGCCAATGCCCGTGACCTTGCGGGTATGGGTCGCTCCCTTTCTCAGGCCGCCAAGGTGGCCGATGTTCTGGAAGGTTTGCGTTCTCCCATTTTCGAACCCATGCGTGAGGCTTTGATCCGCGCCCAGGGCAGGGGAGAGAAACTTCTCAACCAGTTTAACGAAGACTTGCCCTTGACCGTTCGCGAAGGCGGCATGATCCGTGAAGGAGCCAACGCAGAACTGGACGCCATGAATGCTGACATTAAGGATAGACGTCAGTGGATTGCGTCCCTTGAAACTCGCGAAAAGGAACGTCTTGGAATTCCCAGTCTTAAGGTGGGCTACAACAAGGTTTTCGGTTACTACATCGAAGTGACCCGCGCCGCCATGGCCAAGGCCACCAATCCTATTCCCGACGAATATATCCGTAAGCAGACTACGGTGAATGCCGAACGTTACATCACTCCGGAAATGAAGGAATGCGAATCCATCATCAGCAATGCCGAAGTGAACATTCACGCTCTGGAATACAAGATTTTCTGCGAACTCCGCGACTGCGTCAACTCCTGGCGTGCAGAACTTCAGGAAATCGCCAACGCCATTGCCCGCGTGGATACGCTTTACAGTTTTGCCCGCGCCGCCCGCAAGTACAACTATGTTTGCCCTGAAGTCTTTGAAGGTTCCGGCATCGAAATCAAGGGTGGTTTCCATCCGGTGATCGTTGCGGTAAATCCTGACCTGGATTTCATCAGCAACGATGTAACGCTTTCTCCCGAGGCGACCCGACTGATGCTTATTACCGGCCCCAACATGGCTGGTAAATCTACGTACCTGCGTCAGACCGGCTTGATTGTCCTGATGGCTCAGATCGGTTGCTTTGTGCCTGCGGAAAGTGCCCGCATTGGCGTTGTGGACCGTATCTTTACCCGCGTAGGTGCCAGCGACCGCCTGAGCCGAGGCCTTTCTACCTTCATGGTGGAAATGATTGAAACTGCAAACATTCTGCGTAACGCTACCGCCCACAGCCTGGTGCTTCTGGACGAAATCGGCCGCGGTACCAGTACCTTCGACGGCCTCTCCATTGCCTGGGCCATCGTGGAGACTTTGCACGACGAGCCGGCCCGCGCTGCCCTGACGCTCTTTGCAACTCACTACCACGAATTGACTGGCCTGGTGGAAGACCTTGAACATGCTGGCAACTACCAGGTGGCCGTTCAGGAAAAGGGCGATAAACTCTTGTTCCTCCATAAGATTCTCGAAGGGGCTTGCGACTCTAGCTACGGTATCCATGTGGCAGAAATGGCAGGCCTTCCCAATAACGTGCTGCGCCGTGCCCGCAAGATCTTGCTCCGCCTAGAAAAGCACAAGATCGACCCCAGCGACGAAGCCGCCAACAAGAAACTGAAGGAAAAGCCCCAGGTGGACCTGTTTGCAACCCCTGTAGACGAATCCGCCCAGCTTCTGAAGGAAGAAATCCGCCGCCTCCGCCCCGAAGAAATGACCCCCATGCAGGCGCTCCAATACCTGATGGACATGAAGGACCACTACGGGAAATAG
- the scpB gene encoding SMC-Scp complex subunit ScpB, producing MAEDQNLDELAEESAELPKVESQEDLARIIQALVFASTDVVTLKKLREILGDFLDARLVSDALIAANDSLNKINSPFEIVEQAGGYRFRTRAKYYPWVRKLFPEANARRLSQAALETLAVIAYQQPITKAAIEQVRGVSSVDGPIRNLLDKGFIALGSRAETVGNPYTYVTTQEFMKYFGINRIPEDLPRLREFSELLEAGALVPQYAKPESIANDEPQEPEDNPDQVELSMGDL from the coding sequence ATGGCAGAAGATCAGAACTTAGACGAATTGGCCGAAGAATCGGCGGAACTCCCGAAAGTTGAAAGTCAGGAAGATCTGGCTCGCATTATCCAGGCATTGGTTTTTGCCTCTACTGATGTGGTGACTTTGAAGAAGCTTCGTGAAATCCTGGGCGACTTCCTGGATGCTCGCCTAGTGTCTGACGCACTTATTGCTGCCAACGATTCCCTGAACAAGATCAATTCACCTTTTGAAATTGTGGAACAGGCCGGTGGTTATCGCTTCCGTACGCGCGCCAAGTATTATCCTTGGGTCCGCAAGTTGTTCCCCGAAGCAAATGCCCGCCGCTTAAGCCAGGCTGCACTTGAAACTCTCGCTGTGATTGCTTACCAGCAGCCCATTACCAAGGCGGCCATTGAACAGGTTCGTGGCGTGTCTTCTGTAGATGGCCCGATCCGTAACTTGCTGGATAAGGGTTTCATCGCCCTGGGTTCCCGCGCCGAAACTGTGGGTAACCCTTACACCTACGTGACCACCCAGGAATTTATGAAGTACTTCGGAATCAACCGCATTCCCGAAGACTTGCCCCGCCTCCGCGAATTTAGCGAACTTCTGGAAGCCGGCGCCCTGGTGCCTCAATACGCCAAGCCTGAATCCATTGCCAACGATGAACCTCAGGAACCTGAGGATAATCCGGATCAGGTTGAACTTTCTATGGGAGATCTGTAA
- the proB gene encoding glutamate 5-kinase gives MSELRKNILNEAHRIVVKIGSRILVDSEKGGVRTRYIQKLADSVARLMEAGKEVVIVTSGAVGTGMSQLGYKEKPTVIAEKQACAAVGQIDLMYAYREMFRWCQLSVGQILLSADDFRDRGRYKNLQNTIKAMLARKIVPIINENDSLAVAEIKVGDNDKLSSDVALFLDADLLLIFTDEDGLFDDNPKKNPNARLLRFVPEITPAVLALAGKPGEAGSAVSTGGMRSKLEAIRNVTKSGCNAFLACGMRVLPHEVILEQAEGTLFVGSKKKLNSRQRWLSFITTPRGSVVVDEGGVKALREKHSSLLPVGVVAVKKHFDKGDLIEVLSESGEAVARGVAKFDSETLKLVLHKKTSEIHALLGKDVADELVHKNDLVVF, from the coding sequence ATGAGTGAATTAAGAAAGAACATTTTGAATGAAGCCCACCGCATTGTGGTAAAGATTGGTTCCCGCATTCTGGTGGATTCCGAAAAGGGTGGCGTCCGTACCCGCTATATCCAGAAGCTGGCTGATTCCGTTGCCCGCCTTATGGAAGCTGGAAAGGAAGTGGTCATCGTGACTTCCGGTGCTGTGGGTACCGGCATGAGTCAGCTGGGCTATAAGGAAAAGCCTACGGTCATTGCTGAAAAGCAGGCCTGCGCCGCTGTGGGTCAGATCGACTTGATGTACGCCTACCGCGAAATGTTCCGCTGGTGCCAGCTTTCTGTGGGCCAGATTCTTTTGTCTGCAGATGACTTCCGCGATCGCGGCCGTTACAAGAATCTGCAGAACACCATCAAGGCCATGCTCGCCCGTAAGATCGTTCCTATCATCAACGAGAACGACTCTCTGGCTGTGGCTGAAATCAAGGTGGGCGATAACGATAAGCTGTCTTCTGACGTGGCCCTGTTCCTGGATGCAGACTTGCTGCTGATCTTTACGGACGAAGACGGTCTCTTTGACGATAATCCCAAGAAGAATCCCAATGCCCGCCTGCTGCGTTTCGTTCCCGAAATTACTCCCGCTGTTCTCGCTCTGGCTGGTAAGCCCGGCGAAGCCGGTTCTGCTGTAAGTACCGGCGGTATGCGCAGTAAGCTTGAGGCAATCCGTAATGTAACCAAGAGCGGCTGCAATGCGTTCCTGGCTTGCGGTATGCGCGTGCTTCCCCACGAAGTGATTCTCGAACAGGCTGAAGGTACTTTATTTGTAGGCTCCAAGAAAAAGTTGAACAGCCGTCAGCGTTGGCTCAGCTTTATTACCACTCCCCGCGGAAGTGTCGTGGTGGACGAAGGTGGCGTAAAGGCCTTGCGCGAAAAGCATTCCAGCCTGCTGCCCGTTGGTGTTGTCGCTGTGAAGAAACATTTTGACAAGGGCGACCTTATTGAAGTCCTGAGCGAATCTGGCGAAGCTGTGGCCCGCGGTGTCGCTAAGTTCGATAGTGAAACTTTGAAGCTTGTACTCCACAAGAAGACTTCCGAAATCCATGCCTTGCTGGGTAAGGACGTTGCCGACGAACTGGTTCACAAGAACGACCTGGTGGTGTTTTAA
- the rapA gene encoding RNA polymerase-associated protein RapA yields MMNFKVGQRYVSQSEPALGLGIVTEVQDRIVKISFPAVNDVRLYRSMGAPVDRFLLAVGETAKSEKGVSFTVENVVEVDGLVVYEGRAGRSMKESELNGKISIARPADLFRALQENRISDSDQFLRREQSMKLYCKWQSSPVRGMIGPRVSQIPHQYYLCQRACSSSALPRLMLSDEVGLGKTIEAGMIWHALKARGRVTRTLVIVPETLKHQWLVEMKRRFNHLFTLVDEGYLKGLFVADEDDKPNPFSQANDIICSIDFLIKQPALIEDLLKVKWDMTIIDEAHHLVCEDGFTSHEYLLANAVIQRSKGVLLLTGTPLQFHPESQFNRLKMLDPVRFADYNNFIKDQDAYRKLVNELNKLPTDPGQQMSWDDLNEIVPKKSMIRPWLEQESAKSMSADEWIRRIVDAVGTGSVVFRNTRKGVGGFPKRVLDEIPLEPNERYREMVNVAAENDLDMSTDIQENGLLCTSYSDAWCMDERYVWLKQFLKEHKDDKVLLICESIQVVLALETLLTEYMGEGAFSMFHENMTIMARDKAAANFSRENGANLLIASEIGSEGRNFQFAHHLILFDLPLDASLVEQRIGRLDRIGQTENIIIHVPYVKGSGQEVMFRWYHNGLNAFGTPMMSGGELFLKYTDELIAALAEPQEFLQHFMDNVIPQVKKDCDTMRKNIEKGRDRLLEFNSRNPAKAKEITDEIQRVDAEPELETLVFSSLMNRGLEIEKSKIPGCYVVTMGTQVEAGSVPGMPESVGGVPGSSGGGGRVVQNVGDFSEGGGGDEDARYSDASSLTVTFDRNVAMIHDEVDFVSLEHPLSQGVIDFETTLDNGAVSCNMWQNSGMRGLLMQYNFAVDFSISEEWGVSDIAGPKYISVLVNPNGEDLSSKLEDLAKATFKDVAVPQGNPAVNMTLKYFGKEGLAIARREVTAKAKELAEQAAEAVEARAEQEYQRMNHLLIMRGKAGNNEQLKQLRKNAQEWKKIISNPQLRLDAIRLLVCR; encoded by the coding sequence ATGATGAATTTTAAGGTTGGCCAACGCTACGTAAGTCAATCGGAACCTGCTCTGGGACTCGGCATAGTCACGGAAGTTCAGGACCGTATTGTGAAGATTTCTTTCCCTGCTGTGAATGATGTTCGTCTTTACCGTTCCATGGGTGCCCCGGTGGACCGTTTCCTGCTTGCCGTGGGTGAAACTGCGAAGAGCGAAAAGGGTGTTTCCTTTACGGTGGAAAATGTGGTGGAAGTGGATGGGCTGGTGGTCTATGAAGGTCGCGCCGGTCGTTCCATGAAGGAATCCGAACTGAATGGCAAGATTTCCATTGCTAGGCCCGCCGACTTGTTCCGTGCCCTGCAGGAAAACCGCATTTCCGATAGCGACCAGTTCCTCCGCCGCGAACAGTCCATGAAGCTGTATTGCAAGTGGCAGTCTTCGCCGGTACGCGGTATGATTGGCCCCCGTGTAAGCCAGATTCCCCACCAGTACTATCTGTGCCAGCGCGCCTGTTCCAGCTCCGCTCTGCCCCGTCTGATGCTTTCTGACGAAGTGGGCCTGGGTAAGACTATCGAAGCCGGCATGATCTGGCATGCCCTGAAGGCCCGCGGACGCGTGACCCGTACCTTGGTGATTGTTCCCGAAACTCTGAAGCATCAGTGGCTGGTGGAAATGAAGCGCCGCTTCAACCATCTGTTTACCCTGGTGGACGAAGGCTACCTGAAGGGCTTGTTTGTGGCTGACGAAGACGATAAGCCCAATCCGTTCTCCCAGGCCAACGACATCATCTGTTCCATCGACTTCTTGATCAAGCAGCCGGCCCTGATCGAAGACTTGCTGAAGGTCAAGTGGGACATGACCATTATCGATGAAGCTCACCACCTGGTTTGCGAAGATGGATTTACCAGCCACGAATACTTGCTGGCCAATGCGGTGATCCAGCGCTCCAAGGGTGTGTTGCTCTTGACCGGTACTCCGCTGCAGTTCCATCCGGAATCCCAGTTTAACCGACTGAAGATGTTGGACCCGGTCCGCTTTGCGGATTACAATAATTTTATCAAGGATCAGGATGCGTACCGCAAACTGGTGAATGAACTGAACAAGTTGCCTACCGATCCTGGTCAGCAGATGAGCTGGGACGACCTGAACGAAATTGTTCCCAAGAAGTCCATGATCCGCCCCTGGCTTGAACAGGAAAGCGCCAAGTCCATGTCTGCCGATGAATGGATCCGCCGTATCGTGGATGCCGTGGGGACTGGCTCCGTGGTGTTCCGCAATACCCGTAAGGGCGTGGGCGGATTCCCCAAGCGCGTGTTGGACGAAATCCCGTTGGAACCTAACGAACGTTATCGCGAAATGGTGAACGTGGCTGCCGAGAACGACCTGGATATGTCTACGGACATTCAGGAAAACGGTTTGCTTTGCACCAGCTACTCCGATGCCTGGTGCATGGACGAACGCTATGTGTGGTTGAAGCAATTCCTGAAGGAACATAAGGACGACAAGGTCCTGCTGATTTGCGAATCCATTCAGGTGGTTCTTGCTCTTGAGACCTTGCTGACGGAATACATGGGCGAAGGCGCCTTCTCCATGTTCCATGAAAATATGACCATCATGGCCCGCGATAAGGCCGCCGCAAACTTTAGCCGTGAAAACGGCGCTAACCTTCTGATCGCTTCTGAAATAGGTTCCGAAGGCCGTAACTTCCAGTTTGCCCATCACTTGATCTTGTTTGACTTGCCGCTGGACGCTTCCTTGGTGGAACAGCGTATCGGTCGACTGGACCGCATTGGCCAGACTGAAAACATTATCATCCATGTGCCTTATGTAAAGGGTTCCGGTCAGGAAGTCATGTTCCGCTGGTACCACAACGGCTTGAATGCTTTCGGCACTCCCATGATGAGCGGTGGCGAACTGTTCCTGAAGTACACCGACGAGTTGATTGCCGCCTTGGCAGAACCCCAGGAATTCCTGCAGCACTTCATGGACAATGTCATTCCCCAGGTGAAGAAGGATTGCGACACCATGCGCAAGAACATCGAGAAGGGGCGTGACCGCTTGCTGGAATTCAACTCCCGCAATCCGGCGAAGGCAAAGGAAATTACCGACGAAATCCAGCGCGTGGATGCTGAACCTGAACTTGAAACTTTGGTGTTCTCTTCGTTGATGAACCGCGGACTTGAAATTGAAAAGAGCAAGATTCCGGGTTGCTATGTGGTGACCATGGGAACTCAGGTGGAAGCCGGTTCTGTGCCGGGGATGCCCGAATCTGTGGGCGGTGTGCCTGGTAGCAGTGGCGGTGGCGGACGTGTGGTCCAGAATGTGGGCGACTTCTCTGAAGGTGGTGGCGGTGACGAAGATGCTCGTTACTCCGATGCCTCCAGCCTGACCGTTACCTTTGACCGTAATGTAGCCATGATCCATGACGAAGTGGATTTCGTTAGCTTGGAACATCCGCTGTCTCAGGGTGTGATTGACTTTGAAACTACTTTGGACAATGGCGCTGTGTCTTGCAATATGTGGCAGAACTCCGGTATGCGCGGCCTGCTCATGCAGTACAACTTTGCTGTAGACTTCTCCATTTCTGAAGAATGGGGCGTGTCTGACATTGCGGGTCCCAAGTACATTAGCGTTCTGGTGAACCCCAATGGCGAAGACTTGTCTAGCAAGCTTGAAGATCTTGCCAAGGCTACCTTTAAGGATGTGGCCGTGCCTCAGGGAAATCCGGCTGTGAACATGACTCTGAAGTACTTTGGTAAGGAAGGCTTGGCTATTGCCCGTCGTGAGGTGACTGCCAAGGCTAAGGAACTTGCCGAACAGGCTGCAGAAGCTGTGGAAGCTCGTGCCGAACAGGAATACCAGCGCATGAACCACTTGCTGATTATGCGTGGCAAGGCTGGCAACAACGAACAGTTGAAGCAGCTCCGCAAGAATGCCCAGGAATGGAAGAAGATTATTTCTAACCCGCAGCTCCGCCTGGATGCCATCCGCCTTCTGGTCTGCAGATAA
- a CDS encoding RDD family protein has protein sequence MIWYYIDESITDGDRRKGPYSIDELMDLVKSETVKPQTLVWHSGMKDWVRWEDTEEAKNNANLFEKGESAEGSALSDEEQIKAALEAILAEHKASKRYAGFFVRAAAYFVDNLILSAFGIVILMVLSAMQLADLNAISEAMNAYIADPTAEDAMSKILEAPGTHLFLSIWGIVQGIYFIVFTAIKSATPGKKLFKIHVEPAYSISTVSGIAKVSWVLSTLRYVASLFTQFTLMFYGIGYLVVMIDPKRRSLHDWIARTYVVHDTSVKIKVRPDDDQEK, from the coding sequence ATGATTTGGTATTATATTGATGAAAGCATAACCGACGGAGACAGGCGCAAGGGTCCTTATTCTATCGATGAATTAATGGATCTTGTCAAATCCGAAACGGTAAAGCCCCAGACTCTGGTATGGCACTCAGGTATGAAGGACTGGGTCCGCTGGGAAGATACGGAAGAAGCAAAGAACAATGCTAACCTTTTTGAAAAGGGGGAATCCGCAGAAGGTTCCGCCCTTTCCGACGAAGAGCAAATCAAGGCAGCCCTAGAAGCCATCCTGGCAGAACATAAGGCCTCCAAGCGCTACGCCGGATTCTTCGTCCGCGCCGCCGCCTATTTCGTCGACAACCTCATCCTTTCTGCATTCGGAATCGTCATCCTCATGGTCCTGAGCGCAATGCAGCTGGCCGACCTGAACGCCATTTCCGAAGCAATGAACGCCTACATCGCAGACCCCACCGCCGAAGACGCCATGAGCAAGATCCTGGAAGCCCCCGGCACCCATCTGTTCCTATCCATCTGGGGTATCGTGCAGGGCATTTACTTCATCGTCTTTACCGCAATAAAGTCCGCCACCCCCGGCAAGAAGTTGTTCAAGATCCATGTGGAACCCGCCTACAGCATCAGTACCGTCAGCGGAATCGCAAAGGTTAGCTGGGTTCTCAGCACATTGCGTTATGTGGCAAGCCTTTTCACCCAGTTCACCTTGATGTTCTACGGCATCGGCTATCTGGTGGTCATGATTGACCCCAAGCGCAGATCCCTTCATGACTGGATTGCAAGAACCTACGTGGTTCACGACACAAGTGTTAAAATCAAAGTTCGTCCCGACGACGATCAGGAGAAATAG
- the murA gene encoding UDP-N-acetylglucosamine 1-carboxyvinyltransferase, which translates to MYRFEVHQAVKPLEGEVEISGAKNAVLAVMAAALLADGVSEITNVPHLKDMKTMSDVLRVIGCRISGESHQLKIDTRGADHLEAPYELVKTMRASFYVLGPLVARFGRCRVSLPGGCAWGPRPVDLHLKGLEALGAKITLTRGYVEATCEGRLPGGNFNFPISSVGATVNVLMAATLAKGTSVLQNAALEPEIDNLVDFLNSMGAKIQGRGTRTLTVQGVEALRPGKCFTIPDRIEAGTFLCAAAITRGCIKVTKVFPEHIASTLDAFRDMGCKVEVGNDWAQVDARGVELKPINVTTLPYPGYPTDMQAPLMATLVSIPGNSTIQDTVYNDRFKHVAELQRLGADIQVNGNTAIIKGGTKLEGTDIMGSDLRATAALVLAAFISEGESTVSRVYHLDRGYEDFENKVAKIGGVVIRHSDDEEEDNF; encoded by the coding sequence ATGTATCGTTTTGAAGTTCACCAGGCGGTAAAACCTCTCGAAGGTGAAGTCGAAATTTCCGGCGCAAAGAATGCCGTGCTTGCCGTGATGGCAGCCGCTCTCCTGGCCGACGGCGTTTCCGAAATTACAAACGTCCCCCACCTGAAAGACATGAAGACCATGTCTGACGTGCTCCGCGTTATCGGTTGCCGTATCAGCGGTGAATCCCACCAGCTTAAAATCGACACCCGCGGTGCCGACCATCTGGAAGCCCCCTACGAACTGGTAAAGACCATGCGCGCCAGCTTCTATGTGTTGGGACCTCTGGTGGCCCGCTTCGGACGTTGCCGCGTTTCTCTCCCCGGTGGATGCGCCTGGGGCCCCCGCCCCGTGGACTTGCATTTGAAGGGTCTTGAAGCCCTAGGTGCAAAAATCACATTGACCCGCGGTTATGTAGAAGCAACCTGTGAAGGACGTCTCCCCGGCGGTAACTTCAACTTCCCCATTTCTTCTGTAGGCGCCACCGTCAACGTGTTGATGGCAGCCACTCTCGCCAAGGGCACCAGCGTTCTTCAGAATGCCGCCCTTGAACCCGAAATTGACAACCTGGTGGACTTCCTCAACTCCATGGGTGCCAAGATCCAGGGCCGCGGAACCCGCACCCTTACCGTGCAGGGCGTGGAAGCTCTCCGTCCGGGCAAGTGCTTTACCATTCCCGACCGTATCGAAGCAGGCACCTTCCTTTGCGCAGCCGCCATCACCCGCGGATGCATCAAGGTCACCAAGGTCTTTCCCGAACATATCGCCAGCACCCTGGACGCCTTCCGCGATATGGGCTGCAAGGTGGAAGTGGGCAACGACTGGGCTCAGGTTGACGCCCGCGGCGTAGAACTGAAGCCTATCAACGTCACCACCCTCCCCTACCCCGGCTACCCCACCGACATGCAGGCTCCGCTGATGGCAACTCTCGTTTCCATCCCGGGCAACAGCACCATCCAGGATACAGTCTACAACGACCGCTTCAAGCACGTGGCAGAACTGCAGCGTCTTGGCGCAGACATCCAGGTGAACGGCAACACCGCCATCATCAAGGGCGGCACCAAGCTGGAAGGTACCGATATCATGGGTAGCGACCTGCGTGCAACAGCCGCACTGGTTCTGGCCGCATTCATTTCCGAAGGCGAAAGTACCGTCAGCCGCGTGTACCATCTGGACCGCGGTTACGAAGACTTCGAAAATAAAGTCGCTAAGATCGGCGGCGTAGTGATCCGTCACTCCGACGACGAAGAAGAAGATAATTTCTGA